From a single Terriglobia bacterium genomic region:
- a CDS encoding PadR family transcriptional regulator, with protein MGRQQDLLQGTLDMLILRILSVEPMHGWGITQRVEQMSGDVLQVQQGSLYPAMERLGRKGWITSEWRTTENNRRARYYSLTKAGQKRLQAEAKNWTRLSAAVNRVMEKA; from the coding sequence ATGGGCAGGCAACAAGATCTTTTGCAGGGCACTCTGGACATGCTCATACTGAGGATTCTGTCGGTGGAGCCGATGCACGGCTGGGGCATCACGCAGCGAGTGGAACAGATGTCGGGCGATGTGCTTCAGGTTCAGCAGGGCTCTCTCTATCCCGCTATGGAAAGGCTTGGCCGCAAAGGCTGGATCACCTCGGAGTGGCGCACGACGGAAAACAACCGACGGGCGCGTTACTACAGCCTTACCAAAGCAGGACAGAAACGGCTGCAAGCAGAAGCAAAAAACTGGACGCGCCTTTCGGCCGCGGTCAATCGCGTAATGGAAAAGGCCTAG
- a CDS encoding ABC transporter permease, whose protein sequence is MSWLLELKARILAFFRSGAMDRDREEEMRNHLDEAMRRNMARGMPEHEAQRQALLAFGGVENMKEMCRDERGTRLFEDLLRDLRYGLNQMGRNPGFTAGAVLTLALGIGANTAIFTVINAVLLRPLPYQNPERLVTLLESNPQQGMDRAAVSPPNFVDWSTQSRTLEHIAAYRYWGFVLAGGGEPERIIGARVSAGLFTLLGVKPIRGRTFHLEEDRFGGSPVALVREGLWRRRFGADPSLIGKSLTLNGGSYTVVGILPSELKLPDAEVCVPLAFEPYAMTQRGSRALTVLAGLKPDVTLVQARAEMHTIARRLQQQYPDSNAGWDVTLFPLHEEMVARIRPALLVLGAAVAFVLLIACANVANLLLARATSREQEIAVRSALGASRSRLIRQLLTESVLIALLGGALGLLLAQQGTELLVTLGAAGLPRTAQIGIDRYVLGFTLLLSLVTGLGFGLVPAWHASRPGLNQSLREGRGRATGSARHALLRNAVVVCEVALALIVLIGAGLLVRSFVGLLAIEPGFTTAHVLTMTISLPESKYPEGHQKVVFFQQLLQRVDTLPGVTSAGLVSHLPLAGRGLNTDFTIEGRSLPLSGPSPLADYVSVSPDYFRAMQIPLLEGRPFTERDVMEIPPVVVINEILARRFWPEQNPLGRRLILGSTIGADQTPRTVVGVVGNVRSAGLESEPGPEIYVPYPQNPWPTMTAVIRATSDPIRLVGAVRKEILALDPDQPVYNVRPLEEVLGASLAARRFQMLLLGIFAAVALIMAAIGVYAVMAEVVTQRTHEIGIRMALGARPHDVLKLVVGRGIRMSLAGVAVGLAGALALTRWMSSLLFGVSPTDPMTFTLISLILTGVALLACYIPARRASRLDPIVAVRYE, encoded by the coding sequence ATGTCATGGCTGCTTGAACTCAAAGCCCGAATTCTCGCATTCTTTCGCAGCGGCGCAATGGACAGAGACCGGGAAGAGGAGATGCGCAATCACCTGGATGAAGCCATGAGGCGCAACATGGCACGGGGGATGCCAGAGCACGAGGCGCAGCGCCAGGCGCTTCTCGCTTTCGGCGGTGTAGAGAACATGAAAGAGATGTGCCGCGATGAGCGTGGAACGCGGCTGTTCGAGGATCTCCTACGGGACCTTCGCTACGGCCTGAACCAGATGGGCCGCAATCCCGGTTTTACCGCCGGCGCTGTCCTCACCCTGGCACTCGGCATTGGCGCCAACACGGCGATTTTTACCGTCATCAATGCCGTGCTGCTGCGTCCGTTGCCATATCAGAATCCTGAACGGCTGGTCACACTTTTGGAATCCAATCCTCAGCAGGGGATGGATCGGGCGGCGGTCTCGCCTCCCAACTTTGTCGACTGGAGCACCCAGAGCCGGACTCTCGAGCACATCGCGGCGTACAGGTACTGGGGATTTGTCCTCGCGGGCGGCGGCGAGCCGGAGCGCATCATCGGTGCTCGCGTATCCGCCGGCCTGTTCACGTTACTGGGTGTGAAACCCATCCGCGGCAGGACTTTTCATCTTGAGGAGGATCGGTTCGGCGGCAGCCCTGTCGCGCTGGTCCGTGAAGGCCTGTGGCGGCGCCGCTTCGGCGCGGATCCCAGCCTCATAGGCAAGTCTCTGACACTCAATGGGGGCAGCTATACGGTTGTCGGTATCCTTCCGTCTGAACTCAAGCTCCCCGACGCCGAAGTGTGCGTCCCCCTGGCTTTCGAACCCTATGCCATGACGCAGCGCGGGTCTCGCGCCCTGACCGTACTGGCAGGTCTGAAGCCCGATGTCACGCTGGTCCAGGCCCGGGCAGAGATGCACACCATCGCCCGGCGGCTCCAGCAGCAGTATCCGGATTCGAATGCCGGTTGGGATGTCACCCTCTTCCCGCTCCACGAGGAGATGGTGGCGCGCATCCGCCCGGCATTGCTCGTTTTGGGTGCGGCGGTTGCTTTCGTGCTGCTGATTGCGTGCGCGAACGTGGCCAATCTCCTGCTGGCTCGCGCTACATCGCGGGAACAGGAGATCGCCGTCCGCAGCGCGCTCGGCGCGAGCCGGTCTCGCCTGATCCGTCAGTTGCTGACGGAGAGCGTCCTGATCGCCCTTCTGGGCGGCGCGTTGGGACTCCTCCTGGCGCAGCAGGGCACGGAATTGCTCGTGACGCTCGGTGCTGCCGGTCTCCCTCGCACGGCCCAGATCGGCATCGATCGCTACGTGCTTGGATTCACGCTGCTGCTCTCGCTGGTGACCGGACTCGGTTTCGGGTTGGTTCCCGCGTGGCACGCAAGCAGGCCGGGCTTGAACCAATCACTAAGGGAAGGCAGAGGCCGGGCAACTGGGAGCGCCCGTCATGCGCTGCTCCGCAATGCCGTTGTCGTCTGCGAGGTGGCGTTGGCGCTGATTGTGCTGATAGGCGCAGGACTGCTGGTTAGAAGTTTCGTTGGACTTCTGGCGATCGAACCGGGCTTTACCACGGCTCACGTATTGACGATGACGATCTCGTTGCCCGAGTCGAAATATCCTGAAGGTCACCAGAAAGTCGTCTTCTTCCAGCAACTACTCCAGCGCGTCGACACCCTGCCCGGCGTGACGTCCGCGGGTCTGGTCAGCCATCTGCCGCTTGCCGGCCGCGGTCTCAACACCGATTTCACAATTGAAGGCCGTTCCCTCCCCTTATCGGGACCATCCCCCTTGGCTGATTATGTCAGCGTCAGCCCCGATTATTTCCGGGCTATGCAGATCCCGCTCCTCGAGGGACGCCCGTTCACGGAACGCGACGTTATGGAAATCCCGCCCGTGGTCGTCATCAACGAGATCCTGGCTCGTCGCTTCTGGCCGGAGCAGAACCCTCTTGGCCGGCGGTTGATTCTCGGCTCGACCATCGGGGCCGACCAGACGCCCCGTACGGTCGTGGGAGTGGTGGGAAATGTCAGGTCGGCCGGCCTGGAATCGGAACCGGGACCCGAGATATATGTCCCATACCCTCAGAACCCCTGGCCCACGATGACTGCAGTGATCCGTGCGACCAGCGACCCCATACGTCTCGTCGGAGCAGTTCGGAAGGAGATTCTGGCATTGGACCCGGATCAACCGGTGTACAACGTCAGACCCCTGGAAGAGGTCCTGGGCGCGTCGCTCGCGGCCCGGCGGTTCCAGATGCTCCTGCTCGGCATCTTCGCCGCAGTGGCTCTGATCATGGCGGCGATCGGCGTGTACGCGGTCATGGCCGAAGTCGTCACGCAACGCACCCACGAGATCGGCATCCGCATGGCCCTGGGAGCGCGTCCGCACGATGTGCTCAAACTGGTCGTGGGACGAGGGATTCGGATGAGTTTAGCAGGCGTAGCCGTCGGCTTGGCGGGAGCATTGGCCCTGACCCGCTGGATGTCAAGCCTGCTGTTTGGTGTGAGCCCGACCGATCCGATGACATTCACCCTGATCTCGCTGATCCTCACCGGAGTTGCCCTCCTGGCCTGTTACATTCCGGCGCGCCGTGCCTCCCGCCTCGATCCCATCGTCGCGGTGCGCTACGAGTGA
- a CDS encoding ABC transporter permease gives MLTLAIGIGANTAIFSVVNGVLLQPLPYPEPERLMMIYEKVPDFLRSSVAYPNFQDWRRVNNSFTDMAAFRGDDFNLTGSGQPEHLSGEYVSAGLFQVLRVKPFLGRDFLPREDQRGAGGAVMLSHGLWKRRFGADPDILGKGVTLNARSFTVIGVLPSDFRLREQADLYVPLLQYPSVELNDRQSRPGLRVVGRLKPGVTVAAAQAEMDSIGRELAREYPKANGGCGITVVEMKGDSAFRPWSKSFRDRSRNAASPCCCSPSSPRPRWR, from the coding sequence ATGCTGACGCTTGCCATCGGTATTGGGGCCAACACCGCGATCTTCAGCGTTGTGAATGGCGTGCTCTTACAGCCGCTGCCTTACCCGGAGCCTGAACGGCTGATGATGATCTATGAGAAGGTGCCGGATTTTTTACGCTCCTCTGTCGCCTACCCGAACTTTCAGGACTGGCGCCGTGTAAATAACTCCTTCACGGACATGGCGGCATTCCGCGGGGATGATTTCAACCTCACGGGTTCAGGCCAGCCGGAGCATCTCTCGGGTGAATACGTATCGGCTGGTCTCTTTCAGGTTCTCCGTGTTAAGCCCTTCCTGGGGCGCGATTTCCTGCCTCGCGAAGACCAGCGGGGCGCCGGCGGCGCGGTGATGCTGAGTCACGGCCTCTGGAAACGGCGATTCGGCGCTGATCCGGACATTCTTGGCAAGGGTGTGACCCTGAATGCCAGGAGCTTCACGGTCATCGGCGTCTTGCCTTCGGACTTTCGGTTGCGCGAGCAGGCCGACCTCTATGTTCCTCTCCTCCAGTACCCATCGGTCGAGCTCAACGACCGTCAATCCCGACCTGGGCTGCGTGTGGTGGGACGGCTGAAGCCCGGAGTGACCGTGGCCGCGGCCCAGGCGGAGATGGACTCCATTGGTCGCGAGCTTGCGCGGGAATACCCGAAGGCGAATGGGGGGTGCGGGATTACCGTGGTCGAGATGAAGGGCGACTCGGCGTTCAGACCATGGAGCAAATCATTTCGGGATCGCTCGCGGAACGCCGCTTCACCATGCTGCTGCTCACCATCTTCGCCTCGACCGCGCTGGCGCTGA
- a CDS encoding radical SAM protein: MAHHDLHGSSGRRAPRPEAIRSLVAILTAQCNLRCSYCYQNAKTSLHMDWNVLHATIDLALSTAGKTIKLAFSGGEPLLKYRLMQRAVRYAREKCPPDRHIKFSLATNGILLTKARIAFLVRHDFSIYLSLDGIAAAQDARSIGSFAILDGLLDHLRKKHPDFFRNNLTIRATVTPRSIRYLGETVDYFLGKGLRHIAISPVLTACPEWRVENVQEIEAQFRRIFKSSLDHLDRTDAVPLLLFRKIRHEPAHFLKRRSMCGVMLGKTPAVDADGQVYGCAVLACSGQRPRSALLRERLDGLRLGDLRERGFRKRFAKFPQAVLQAEIFDHKENKYSSYGRCRDCRYFAACSICPLAIGFDPANTDPHRIPDFACAFFKTQFKYRELFPVQGEWRAARATHADPARLIARFKVLFGFDPTKSDCDRRKSSPC, encoded by the coding sequence ATGGCTCATCATGATCTCCATGGATCATCGGGCCGGCGGGCGCCGCGCCCTGAGGCCATTCGCTCTCTCGTAGCCATTCTCACAGCTCAGTGCAATCTGCGCTGCAGCTATTGCTACCAGAACGCCAAGACTTCGCTGCACATGGACTGGAATGTCCTGCACGCCACGATCGATCTAGCGTTGAGTACCGCCGGAAAGACCATCAAGCTGGCATTCAGCGGAGGTGAACCTCTGTTGAAATATCGCCTGATGCAGCGGGCGGTTCGCTACGCCCGGGAGAAATGTCCTCCAGACAGGCACATCAAGTTCAGCCTGGCCACCAACGGCATTCTCCTCACAAAGGCCAGAATCGCGTTTCTTGTCAGACATGATTTCAGCATCTACCTGAGCCTCGATGGGATCGCTGCAGCGCAGGACGCTCGATCCATAGGTTCATTTGCGATTCTCGATGGCCTGTTGGATCACCTGCGCAAGAAACATCCCGATTTCTTCCGCAACAATCTCACGATCCGGGCCACCGTCACCCCACGCTCGATCCGATATCTTGGCGAAACCGTTGATTATTTTCTGGGCAAAGGCCTGCGGCATATCGCAATATCGCCGGTATTGACCGCATGTCCAGAATGGCGTGTCGAAAACGTCCAGGAGATCGAAGCTCAGTTCCGTCGAATTTTCAAAAGCAGCCTCGATCACCTGGATCGAACGGATGCGGTGCCCTTGCTCCTCTTTCGCAAGATTCGGCATGAGCCAGCCCATTTCCTCAAGCGGCGATCCATGTGTGGGGTCATGCTTGGCAAAACACCGGCCGTTGATGCAGACGGACAGGTCTATGGCTGCGCCGTTCTTGCCTGTTCCGGCCAGAGGCCTCGTTCTGCGCTGCTCCGTGAGCGTTTGGACGGCTTGCGGTTGGGCGATCTCAGGGAGCGCGGGTTCAGGAAGCGGTTCGCAAAGTTCCCGCAGGCGGTGCTCCAGGCAGAAATCTTCGACCACAAGGAGAATAAGTATTCATCTTACGGGCGATGCCGCGACTGCAGATACTTTGCCGCGTGCTCGATCTGCCCTCTTGCCATCGGCTTCGATCCTGCGAACACAGATCCCCACCGCATTCCTGATTTTGCCTGCGCCTTCTTCAAAACCCAGTTCAAGTACCGGGAACTATTCCCGGTACAGGGCGAGTGGCGCGCCGCCCGCGCAACGCATGCGGATCCTGCACGGCTGATTGCCCGCTTCAAGGTCTTATTTGGTTTTGACCCGACGAAAAGTGACTGCGACCGCCGCAAATCCAGCCCTTGCTAA
- a CDS encoding protein kinase has product MEPEGRQEIERIYQLARQREPAERAALLKEACAGNESLRKEVESLLADASGVDSTLGSTAQQVAGRAISRAGTGGPGSQVIGRLLSHYHVLEKIGEGGMGVVYRAHDENLQRNVAIKVLPPGTLGDESARKRFRKEALALSKFSHPNIETVHEFNRQDDLDYLVMEYIPGRTLREKLSKGSMPEGEIAALGLQLAEGLTAAHGRGIVHCDLKPANLLVTPEGRLKILDFGLSKSVDLKQPVNADDVTTLSLSLPGTLPYMSPEQLSYSPVDERTDIYSAGVILYEMAAGRRPFLEKLPSALANEILHRSPPPPSQFKRNISLRLEEIILKCLEKDPANRYQTAREMSVDLRRFSALVSEPIIPTPRPRPLQPGSILVLVAVLMAVLVTVWLWRSRAGNGPVPQFQTHRIVAETEPPAKPSLSPDGGSIAYLSNRMGGRNVFVIRPDESEPSQITTGTATDDDPAWFPDGKTLAFSSDRRGRQDIWQVDLRGKDPALLLEDAGHPAISPDEKWLAFTRTLANGRQRIGVARLPDASDQIIITDDGDGPGNHKDPVWSPDGKMICYSSQEDLWAISPEKGGSATRVTRESLPDVEPAWSPNGYLYFASRREGTTALYRVKASGGTAKRISIGGVAENHPSISRDGTRLVYSTAAADSQLFLCDRESLKETPLSSYPNDIMGSFSQDNSRIVFLSARRSGNISLWMQDLVAGQPAGSPSQLFNLAGGISHPAFSPDDRWIACFRILDGRRDIFMIPIAGGEPVQFTSNRGRNIHPSWSADGTKLAYASDRSELMQIYIAPVENGKRIGRDQILSTKPISAYSPAWSMDGRWIAFMGEVSDEYEVYVMRADGSERANPITRGANAKTVRWDWARNEILASGSWGGDRTTIRRGSPENGRFQPLSPPIDLGSKIMDSPVFNISRDGRLLVFSRESSKNGDILLLTVTKGIW; this is encoded by the coding sequence ATGGAGCCGGAAGGGCGGCAGGAGATCGAGCGAATCTACCAACTGGCCCGGCAACGAGAACCGGCCGAGCGAGCAGCTCTTCTCAAGGAAGCATGCGCCGGCAATGAATCCCTACGCAAGGAGGTCGAATCTCTATTGGCCGACGCATCAGGGGTGGACAGCACCTTGGGATCTACTGCCCAACAAGTTGCTGGGAGAGCAATTTCTCGGGCCGGGACAGGGGGACCGGGCTCCCAGGTTATCGGCCGATTGCTGTCGCACTACCACGTTCTGGAGAAGATCGGTGAAGGGGGCATGGGTGTGGTCTACCGTGCCCACGATGAAAACCTTCAGCGGAATGTAGCCATCAAGGTCCTTCCGCCGGGCACACTGGGCGACGAATCCGCACGCAAACGCTTCCGCAAGGAAGCGCTCGCCCTTTCCAAGTTTAGTCATCCCAACATCGAAACCGTTCACGAGTTCAACAGGCAAGATGACCTTGATTATTTGGTAATGGAGTACATCCCTGGCAGAACGCTGCGCGAAAAGCTGTCCAAAGGGTCCATGCCGGAGGGAGAAATTGCAGCGCTTGGGCTGCAGTTGGCAGAGGGACTGACGGCGGCGCATGGACGGGGAATCGTCCATTGCGACCTCAAGCCCGCCAACCTGCTCGTCACGCCCGAAGGAAGGCTGAAGATTCTGGATTTCGGCCTGTCGAAATCCGTTGACCTCAAGCAACCAGTCAATGCCGACGATGTGACAACCCTCAGTTTGTCGCTACCCGGAACGCTGCCGTATATGTCGCCGGAGCAGCTGTCGTACAGCCCGGTGGACGAACGCACCGATATCTATTCGGCCGGCGTGATTCTCTATGAGATGGCAGCCGGGCGGCGCCCATTTCTTGAGAAGCTGCCGAGCGCCCTTGCCAATGAGATTCTCCACAGGTCGCCGCCGCCACCGAGCCAGTTCAAGCGCAATATTTCACTCCGTCTGGAAGAGATCATACTGAAGTGCCTGGAAAAGGACCCCGCGAACCGCTATCAGACGGCCAGAGAAATGTCGGTGGACCTCCGGCGGTTCAGCGCGCTTGTGTCGGAACCGATCATCCCGACTCCCCGCCCGAGGCCGCTGCAGCCGGGCTCGATCCTCGTTCTCGTGGCGGTATTGATGGCAGTTCTTGTTACTGTATGGCTCTGGCGCAGCCGCGCTGGAAATGGCCCGGTTCCCCAGTTTCAGACACACCGGATCGTGGCTGAAACAGAGCCGCCCGCGAAGCCGAGCTTATCGCCGGACGGCGGCAGCATTGCCTACCTATCCAACCGGATGGGAGGCCGGAATGTTTTTGTGATCCGCCCTGATGAAAGCGAGCCGAGCCAAATAACTACCGGCACGGCTACGGATGACGACCCAGCCTGGTTTCCCGACGGAAAAACGTTAGCATTCTCTTCCGATCGCCGTGGCAGACAGGATATTTGGCAAGTTGACCTTCGGGGTAAAGACCCGGCACTCCTGCTGGAGGATGCCGGCCATCCTGCCATATCACCGGATGAAAAATGGCTTGCCTTCACAAGGACCCTGGCGAACGGGCGTCAGCGCATTGGCGTTGCCAGGCTGCCGGACGCTTCGGATCAAATAATCATCACAGACGATGGAGACGGCCCCGGCAACCATAAAGACCCGGTGTGGTCGCCTGACGGAAAGATGATCTGCTACTCGAGCCAGGAGGATTTGTGGGCGATCTCTCCAGAAAAAGGGGGATCTGCAACAAGAGTGACCCGGGAAAGCCTGCCAGACGTTGAGCCGGCCTGGTCGCCCAATGGCTACCTCTATTTTGCCTCCAGGAGAGAAGGAACCACCGCCCTCTACCGGGTAAAGGCTTCCGGCGGGACGGCCAAGCGAATTTCCATCGGAGGAGTAGCGGAGAATCATCCTTCGATTTCGAGGGACGGCACCAGGCTCGTCTACTCGACCGCCGCGGCCGACAGCCAGTTGTTCCTGTGCGATCGCGAGTCGCTCAAAGAAACTCCGCTGTCGAGTTATCCGAATGACATCATGGGATCGTTCTCCCAGGACAACAGCAGGATAGTTTTCCTGTCCGCGCGCAGGAGCGGCAATATCTCTCTTTGGATGCAGGATCTCGTCGCGGGCCAGCCGGCAGGTTCGCCTTCCCAACTGTTCAATCTGGCCGGAGGCATATCCCATCCGGCATTCTCCCCAGACGACCGATGGATTGCCTGCTTCCGAATTCTGGACGGCAGGCGTGACATTTTTATGATTCCGATTGCGGGGGGAGAACCGGTTCAATTCACTTCCAACCGAGGGCGAAATATCCATCCTTCATGGTCTGCAGACGGGACGAAGCTCGCCTATGCGTCTGACCGCAGCGAACTCATGCAAATCTATATTGCGCCGGTGGAAAACGGCAAGCGAATCGGGCGGGACCAGATCCTCAGCACTAAGCCGATCAGCGCCTATTCTCCGGCTTGGTCGATGGATGGGCGTTGGATTGCGTTCATGGGAGAGGTGAGCGATGAGTACGAGGTGTATGTGATGCGCGCAGATGGAAGTGAACGGGCGAATCCGATCACAAGAGGCGCAAACGCAAAGACGGTGCGATGGGATTGGGCAAGGAATGAGATACTGGCCAGCGGCAGCTGGGGCGGCGATCGGACCACAATACGCAGAGGTTCCCCTGAAAACGGCCGATTTCAGCCGTTGAGCCCTCCGATCGATTTGGGCTCAAAAATCATGGACAGTCCCGTGTTCAACATCTCGCGAGACGGGCGTCTGCTCGTTTTCTCGAGAGAGTCGTCGAAGAACGGAGATATCTTGCTGCTCACAGTCACAAAAGGGATTTGGTGA
- a CDS encoding ABC transporter ATP-binding protein/permease gives MLISRVAGLVLPACSKFLIDDVIIKHRHDLLPLLALAAGAATLIDAATSFALSQVLGVAAQHAITDMRRSVEAHVVRLPVSYFDSTQTGVLISRIMTDAEGIRNLVGTGLVQLTGSIVTGFLALGVLFYLNWEMTLVTLAVLSCFGGIMAFAFKRLRPLFRERGKINAEVTGRLAESLGGIRIVKSYTAEKREHIVFTHGVHRLFRNVAKSITGVSATGSASSVIIGMIGVIMILVGGNAIVAGKMTLGDLVMYIFFTGLMAMPLVQIASIGTQITEAFAGLDRINEIKRIATEDDDDKSRRPLPSVRGDIVFENVSFAYNGGVPVLKGVSLHAPAGSTTALVGSSGSGKSTLIGLVMAFNHPLVGRVLIDGVDVKAVRLRDYRSYLGVVMQENFLFDGTIADNIRFSRPRAAREEIREAARIAHCEEFIEGFEKKYDTVVGERGIKLSGGQRQRVGIARAILADPRILILDEATSSLDSESEALIQDGLRRLRHGRTTFVIAHRLSTIRSADQILVLEGGEIIERGTHTELLAANGRYRQLYDKQYHFESDKFINPGEDFTPELPKAEPVRPADAAVRLPSL, from the coding sequence ATGCTCATCAGCCGCGTGGCGGGACTTGTTCTGCCGGCGTGCTCGAAGTTCCTGATCGACGATGTGATCATTAAGCATCGCCACGATCTGCTTCCTCTGCTGGCTCTGGCTGCGGGTGCAGCCACGCTGATCGATGCGGCCACCTCTTTCGCTCTTTCCCAGGTGCTCGGCGTGGCTGCGCAGCACGCGATCACAGACATGCGGCGGAGCGTGGAAGCACACGTCGTGCGGCTTCCGGTGTCATACTTCGATTCCACGCAGACGGGTGTGCTCATTTCGCGCATCATGACGGACGCGGAAGGCATCCGGAACCTGGTGGGTACCGGCCTGGTGCAATTGACCGGATCCATCGTCACCGGTTTTCTGGCACTGGGGGTGCTGTTTTATCTCAACTGGGAAATGACGCTGGTGACTCTCGCCGTTCTGTCCTGCTTCGGCGGCATCATGGCATTTGCCTTCAAGAGGCTGAGACCGTTGTTCCGCGAGCGTGGAAAGATCAATGCGGAGGTCACCGGACGCCTTGCGGAGTCCCTGGGCGGCATCCGCATCGTCAAGTCTTACACCGCGGAAAAGCGTGAGCACATCGTCTTCACGCATGGCGTGCACCGGCTGTTCCGGAACGTGGCCAAGTCTATCACCGGGGTGTCCGCCACCGGGTCTGCTTCCAGCGTCATCATCGGCATGATCGGGGTCATCATGATACTGGTCGGCGGGAACGCCATCGTGGCCGGGAAGATGACGCTCGGGGATCTGGTGATGTACATTTTCTTCACCGGGCTGATGGCCATGCCGCTGGTACAGATCGCCTCCATCGGAACTCAAATCACCGAGGCGTTCGCCGGCCTCGACCGCATCAACGAAATCAAGCGCATTGCCACGGAGGACGATGACGACAAGAGCCGGAGGCCGCTGCCTTCCGTGCGCGGCGACATTGTCTTCGAAAATGTCAGTTTCGCCTATAACGGAGGCGTGCCGGTGCTGAAAGGCGTCTCTCTTCACGCGCCCGCGGGTTCGACGACTGCCTTGGTGGGTTCGAGCGGCTCGGGGAAGAGCACGCTCATTGGCCTCGTGATGGCATTCAACCACCCGCTTGTGGGCCGCGTCCTGATCGATGGCGTCGATGTGAAGGCGGTCCGGCTGCGCGATTACCGCTCGTATCTCGGCGTGGTGATGCAGGAAAACTTCCTGTTTGACGGCACGATTGCCGACAACATCCGGTTTTCGCGCCCCAGGGCTGCGCGCGAGGAGATCCGCGAGGCGGCCCGCATCGCGCATTGCGAGGAGTTCATCGAGGGTTTCGAGAAGAAGTATGACACGGTGGTCGGCGAGCGGGGCATCAAGCTATCCGGAGGCCAGCGGCAGCGGGTCGGAATTGCGCGCGCGATCCTGGCGGATCCCCGCATTCTGATCCTGGACGAAGCGACGTCCAGCCTGGATAGCGAGAGCGAGGCGCTGATTCAGGACGGCCTGCGGCGCCTGCGGCATGGCCGCACCACGTTCGTGATCGCACACCGGCTTTCCACCATTCGCAGTGCCGATCAGATCCTGGTGCTCGAAGGCGGCGAGATCATCGAACGCGGCACCCACACGGAATTGCTTGCGGCAAACGGCCGCTACCGCCAGCTTTACGACAAGCAGTATCACTTCGAGAGCGACAAGTTCATCAATCCGGGCGAGGATTTCACTCCGGAACTGCCGAAGGCCGAACCTGTGCGCCCCGCCGATGCTGCGGTCCGTTTGCCATCGCTTTAG